The following are from one region of the Gossypium hirsutum isolate 1008001.06 chromosome D03, Gossypium_hirsutum_v2.1, whole genome shotgun sequence genome:
- the LOC107907790 gene encoding early nodulin-20, whose product MACQDLVVVVALVFMVVVGAFAVESSPSPVPSKASSPSKSPSPSSLASSPKSPSIKSPSQDSNGSSFSPSKSHEGAPKSSHPGAPMSSSSSSSPNPSQSDNPNANKGYSSEVESPEEVSSPPSPTANDEVSHSPTPSPESTGDVVDSETLAPAPSNAIEIKSTTCIVSVVTLVGLFLF is encoded by the coding sequence atgGCATGCCAAGatcttgttgttgttgttgcacTTGTTTTCATGGTTGTTGTTGGGGCATTTGCTGTCGAATCGTCACCTTCACCAGTCCCTTCCAAGGCATCTTCACCTTCGAAGTCACCATCTCCTTCTTCTCTGGCTTCATCCCCCAAGTCCCCCTCCATTAAGTCACCGTCGCAAGACTCCAATGGCTCATCTTTTTCACCATCAAAATCCCACGAAGGAGCACCCAAGTCATCTCATCCTGGTGCCCCAATGAGCTCTTCAAGCTCCTCTTCGCCTAATCCTAGTCAAAGCGACAACCCTAACGCCAACAAAGGATACTCTTCTGAGGTTGAGTCTCCTGAGGAGGTCTCATCCCCTCCTTCACCAACTGCCAATGATGAAGTTTCTCACTCCCCTACTCCTAGCCCTGAAAGCACGGGTGATGTTGTCGATAGTGAGACCCTTGCACCAGCACCCTCTAATGCCATTGAAATAAAGTCCACCACTTGTATTGTCAGTGTTGTAACTCTTGTCGGACTCTTCCTCTTTTAA